From Pelosinus fermentans DSM 17108, the proteins below share one genomic window:
- a CDS encoding ATP-binding cassette domain-containing protein: MGILRVEGLHKAFGIETLFTNVAFELDRGDTIGLIGANGTGKTTLMRCLLGLEAIDGGRVAVPVGENIGYVQQDSTLHQGTLYEELCSAYADILACQDKMHELEQAIAAAKEDHALDGLMKEYAKVVDKFERGGGYEYENNIRRIAFGLGFTVEDFSRGIETFSGGQKTRICLARALIRQPDFLFLDEPTNHLDIGMVEWLEDFLIGYPGGVLIISHDRYFLDKVVNRVIELENKALTAYKGNYTSYMQQKAENMAALENAYDKQQDHITKTEAYIRMYKAGIKSKQARGREKQLQRLERIVLPANIARFDFFGFNPPSECAERVAELEEASAAYGERKVFEKVSLLIRKGDGVALVGPNGAGKTTLLKLLTGELTPASGRVKLGSRVKVGYFSQEHEGLNGKNRIVDEIMHEYGFSEERARHYLGAFLFRGDDVFKIVGELSGGEKSRLAMLKLMLTGANFLILDEPTNHLDIPAKEAVEEAILSFPGTFLTVSHDRYFLDKVANCMVELADGKLEEYAGNYSYYREKKLIQQKEAATAQVAITKQESIVKKNERPRQRKADQDKSLKNQQKLEGEIAMLELEIKTLEYRLNDPSSHEDQEASQQLADEYSKAQTALAEKYDAWVELTEE, translated from the coding sequence ATGGGAATATTACGAGTGGAAGGTTTACATAAAGCATTTGGTATTGAGACCTTATTTACCAATGTGGCGTTTGAGTTAGATCGCGGGGATACCATTGGGTTAATTGGTGCCAATGGAACAGGTAAGACGACGCTCATGCGCTGCTTACTAGGATTGGAAGCCATTGATGGTGGGCGCGTGGCAGTACCGGTCGGCGAGAACATTGGTTATGTGCAGCAGGATTCTACTTTGCATCAGGGAACCCTGTATGAAGAGTTATGCTCTGCTTATGCTGATATATTGGCTTGTCAGGATAAAATGCATGAATTAGAGCAGGCGATTGCAGCCGCAAAGGAGGATCATGCTCTAGATGGGTTGATGAAAGAATATGCAAAAGTAGTAGACAAATTCGAGCGGGGCGGAGGCTATGAATATGAAAACAATATTCGCCGCATTGCTTTTGGATTGGGCTTTACTGTGGAGGATTTCTCAAGGGGGATTGAGACCTTTTCAGGCGGGCAAAAAACTCGCATTTGTTTGGCGAGAGCCTTAATTCGCCAGCCTGATTTTTTATTTTTGGATGAACCTACGAATCATTTGGATATTGGAATGGTGGAGTGGCTGGAAGATTTCCTTATTGGATATCCAGGGGGTGTGCTCATCATTTCTCATGATCGTTATTTTTTGGATAAAGTGGTCAATCGGGTGATTGAGTTGGAAAATAAAGCCTTGACAGCTTATAAAGGCAATTATACTTCCTATATGCAGCAAAAAGCTGAAAACATGGCGGCGTTGGAAAATGCCTATGACAAGCAGCAGGATCATATTACGAAAACGGAAGCATACATTCGAATGTATAAGGCTGGGATTAAGTCCAAGCAAGCCAGAGGACGGGAGAAACAGCTGCAGCGCCTAGAGAGGATTGTATTGCCTGCCAATATTGCCCGTTTTGACTTTTTTGGTTTTAATCCGCCCAGCGAGTGTGCGGAGCGGGTAGCAGAACTGGAAGAGGCGTCTGCTGCTTATGGGGAGCGGAAGGTTTTTGAAAAAGTATCCCTCTTGATTCGGAAGGGGGATGGTGTGGCTTTAGTGGGGCCCAATGGGGCGGGTAAAACTACGCTATTGAAGCTGCTGACAGGTGAATTGACGCCCGCTAGCGGCAGAGTGAAGCTTGGCAGTAGGGTGAAGGTTGGTTATTTTTCTCAGGAACATGAAGGATTGAATGGGAAAAACCGAATTGTTGATGAAATCATGCATGAATATGGTTTTAGTGAAGAGCGGGCAAGGCATTATCTGGGAGCTTTTTTATTCCGGGGAGATGATGTCTTTAAGATTGTGGGTGAATTGAGCGGTGGCGAGAAATCAAGGCTGGCAATGCTTAAGCTTATGCTGACAGGAGCTAATTTCTTGATTTTGGATGAACCGACCAATCATTTGGATATACCTGCAAAAGAAGCAGTGGAGGAAGCGATTTTAAGCTTTCCTGGTACGTTTTTGACCGTTTCTCATGATCGATATTTTCTGGATAAAGTAGCAAACTGTATGGTGGAATTGGCGGATGGGAAATTAGAGGAATATGCTGGCAACTATAGCTACTATCGGGAGAAGAAGTTAATCCAGCAGAAAGAAGCCGCTACAGCCCAAGTGGCAATTACCAAGCAGGAATCCATTGTCAAAAAGAATGAGCGGCCGCGGCAGCGAAAGGCAGATCAAGACAAGAGTTTAAAGAACCAGCAGAAGCTGGAAGGTGAAATTGCCATGTTGGAATTAGAGATTAAAACCTTAGAGTACCGTCTCAACGATCCTAGCAGCCACGAAGATCAAGAGGCCAGTCAGCAATTGGCAGATGAATACAGCAAAGCCCAAACGGCTCTAGCTGAAAAGTACGATGCCTGGGTGGAGCTGACGGAGGAATAG
- a CDS encoding RNA polymerase sigma factor produces MELHHLVRNAQMGDREAFQEICTCFTGLVKKYAHQAHLRTITEEAEAQGWLAVVQAVKSYDETCGVHFAGYVNSKVKFAIWNLFKKERRIWQEEQLEGGQEGEEVDSFAYLPDNTDVAGEVEDRWLSHELRSAIEALPDKQRQVILKTVIGQETLTNVAAALGVTTQAVYNLRQRGFARLKILCAGMYSSERG; encoded by the coding sequence ATGGAATTACATCACTTGGTTAGAAATGCACAAATGGGTGACAGAGAGGCCTTTCAGGAAATTTGCACTTGTTTTACCGGGCTGGTCAAGAAATATGCACATCAGGCCCATTTACGAACGATTACTGAAGAGGCAGAAGCCCAAGGCTGGTTAGCGGTGGTTCAAGCTGTGAAGTCCTACGATGAAACCTGCGGTGTGCATTTTGCTGGATATGTGAATAGTAAGGTCAAATTTGCGATTTGGAATTTGTTTAAAAAGGAACGTCGAATCTGGCAGGAGGAGCAGTTAGAAGGCGGTCAGGAAGGGGAAGAGGTCGATTCCTTTGCCTACCTGCCTGACAATACGGATGTAGCAGGAGAAGTGGAAGACAGGTGGTTGTCTCATGAACTTAGAAGTGCTATCGAAGCATTGCCCGATAAACAGCGGCAAGTTATTTTAAAAACGGTAATTGGGCAGGAAACATTGACAAATGTGGCAGCAGCCCTGGGAGTCACCACCCAAGCAGTATATAATCTGCGGCAGCGAGGATTTGCACGTTTAAAGATTCTATGTGCCGGAATGTATAGCAGTGAAAGGGGGTGA
- a CDS encoding DUF1659 domain-containing protein, with protein MAVNKVPQTSKMLITIENGVNANGQPVQRQRSYKNVKVSAADADVYAVAQGIADLQTHAVIGISRQDEGNLVNA; from the coding sequence ATGGCAGTGAACAAAGTACCGCAAACCAGTAAAATGCTCATCACGATTGAAAACGGTGTGAATGCCAATGGTCAGCCAGTGCAGCGTCAAAGAAGCTATAAAAATGTGAAAGTAAGTGCTGCAGATGCAGATGTGTATGCAGTAGCCCAAGGAATTGCTGATTTGCAAACCCATGCAGTAATCGGCATTAGCAGACAAGACGAAGGCAATTTAGTGAATGCTTAA
- a CDS encoding DUF2922 domain-containing protein, producing the protein MAKTLEMVFRSEGGKEVTLSIADPKENLTLAEVTTVMEDIIAKQVFESKTGDLSQIVEARINSKDTAVLV; encoded by the coding sequence ATGGCAAAAACATTGGAAATGGTTTTTCGCAGTGAAGGCGGCAAAGAAGTCACGCTAAGCATTGCAGATCCGAAAGAAAACCTGACCCTGGCGGAAGTGACAACGGTAATGGAGGACATTATCGCTAAACAAGTCTTTGAAAGCAAAACCGGAGATTTATCCCAGATCGTAGAAGCACGCATCAACAGCAAGGATACCGCAGTATTGGTATAA
- a CDS encoding YvrJ family protein gives MDQLLTYTANFGFPIVISLYLLVRIEGKLEELTASINELSKTIATKL, from the coding sequence ATGGATCAACTATTAACCTACACAGCCAATTTCGGATTTCCCATAGTGATCAGCCTTTACCTACTAGTGCGCATCGAAGGGAAACTGGAAGAATTGACTGCCAGTATCAATGAACTATCCAAGACCATAGCAACAAAATTATAA
- a CDS encoding TIGR03905 family TSCPD domain-containing protein, which yields MTTYNTAGVCAKEIDFELKDGIVTNVRFNGGCPGNLQAISVLVEGMPAEEVIKKLKGITCGQKSTSCTDQLVNAILEQMKNK from the coding sequence ATGACTACTTATAATACAGCTGGCGTATGTGCCAAAGAGATAGATTTCGAATTGAAAGATGGAATTGTAACCAATGTACGATTTAATGGCGGATGTCCTGGAAATCTGCAGGCTATAAGTGTATTAGTGGAGGGCATGCCCGCTGAAGAGGTTATCAAGAAACTAAAAGGCATTACCTGCGGACAAAAGTCGACTTCCTGTACGGATCAATTGGTAAATGCAATATTAGAACAGATGAAAAATAAGTAG
- a CDS encoding ATP-dependent RecD-like DNA helicase, producing the protein MEHLEGTVENIIFHNTDNGFVVFKLKPANENGTVAVVGNMLVPLVGEQLELTGEWAEHARFGRQFKAASFKKVAPASVKGIERFLASGAIKGIGPAMAARLVKQFGLDTLKIIEEKPKRLQEIEGIGKKKAEAIHDAYSQQSEMHEVMLFLEMNGVTGAYAGKIFTQYGFLAISVLQENPYRLAQEVQGIGFRTADQIAMSLGLERNHEERITAGIDFALLQISQAGHCCVPEETLVQEAAKLLLVDPVDVARHVSLLIQESRLCVEDFHGMTLIYPRHLYYAEKRVAERLLRLKDRAKQAPDEDLPAIVDSWEKQSGITLADAQREAVLSSLLHGVLVLTGGPGTGKTTVVRGMLDVLENQGFKLLLGAPTGRAAKRLSEATDREAMTVHRLLESTGGVEGAPLFMRNENEPLDAEVVIIDEVSMMDISLMNSFLQAIPDGCRVILVGDVDQLPAVGPGSVLKDIIRSTTVPVVRLTEVFRQAGESMIVMNAHQINRGMLPDFKSSKDFQFLEINDSDAVADAIVDLCHEQLPKEGFNVSYDVQVLAPMHRLVCGVENLNKLLQQALNPEREGKASISGANQVLREGDKIMQMKNNYTKGVYNGDIGFITGIQNGRVAVRYPEQNVIYERGEIDELHLAYAMSVHKSQGSEYPVVIMPLISGHHIMLQRNLLYTAVTRAKERVVLLGSKAALNTALSNDRTKKRYSLLAERLRGEEL; encoded by the coding sequence GTGGAACATTTAGAAGGTACCGTAGAAAATATAATATTTCATAATACTGATAATGGTTTTGTTGTGTTTAAGCTAAAACCAGCCAATGAGAATGGCACTGTCGCTGTAGTCGGCAACATGCTGGTGCCTTTAGTGGGTGAACAGCTGGAGCTGACAGGAGAGTGGGCGGAGCATGCCCGTTTTGGTCGTCAATTTAAAGCAGCGAGCTTTAAAAAAGTCGCACCTGCCAGTGTGAAAGGCATCGAACGTTTTTTGGCCTCAGGTGCTATTAAAGGGATCGGTCCAGCCATGGCGGCACGTTTAGTAAAGCAATTCGGCTTAGATACGTTGAAAATCATCGAAGAAAAGCCCAAGCGCCTGCAAGAAATAGAAGGAATCGGCAAAAAGAAAGCTGAGGCGATTCATGATGCCTACTCCCAGCAATCGGAAATGCATGAAGTCATGTTATTCTTAGAAATGAATGGAGTAACAGGCGCCTATGCAGGCAAGATTTTTACTCAGTACGGATTTTTGGCAATTAGTGTATTACAAGAAAACCCCTATCGATTAGCGCAAGAAGTGCAAGGCATAGGTTTTCGTACGGCAGATCAAATTGCCATGTCTTTGGGCTTAGAACGCAATCATGAGGAACGGATTACTGCAGGGATTGATTTTGCCTTGCTGCAGATTTCCCAAGCTGGTCATTGCTGTGTACCAGAAGAAACTCTGGTACAGGAAGCTGCCAAGTTACTGCTGGTTGATCCCGTAGATGTAGCCAGGCATGTATCCTTATTAATTCAAGAGAGCCGATTATGTGTAGAAGATTTTCATGGGATGACTCTAATCTATCCCCGCCATTTATACTATGCGGAAAAAAGGGTAGCGGAGCGATTATTGCGTTTAAAAGATCGAGCCAAACAAGCCCCTGATGAAGATTTACCGGCTATTGTTGACAGCTGGGAGAAGCAATCAGGAATCACCTTGGCAGATGCCCAGCGTGAAGCAGTATTATCATCGTTGCTGCATGGTGTTTTAGTCTTAACGGGTGGACCTGGTACAGGTAAAACTACCGTTGTACGGGGTATGCTGGATGTTTTAGAAAATCAGGGTTTTAAGCTGCTCTTGGGGGCACCTACCGGTCGGGCTGCAAAACGCTTAAGTGAGGCTACGGACCGGGAAGCAATGACCGTTCACCGGCTGTTGGAATCCACGGGGGGAGTTGAGGGAGCACCTTTATTCATGCGCAATGAGAATGAACCATTAGATGCAGAAGTAGTCATCATTGATGAAGTTTCCATGATGGATATTTCACTGATGAATTCGTTTCTTCAAGCGATACCAGATGGCTGCCGTGTCATCTTGGTAGGTGACGTAGACCAGCTGCCCGCAGTTGGTCCCGGATCGGTGCTGAAAGACATTATCCGCTCAACAACTGTGCCTGTGGTACGTTTGACAGAGGTCTTCCGCCAGGCTGGTGAAAGTATGATCGTTATGAATGCCCATCAGATTAACCGAGGGATGCTGCCTGACTTTAAAAGCAGCAAGGACTTTCAATTTCTTGAGATCAATGATAGCGATGCTGTTGCCGATGCTATTGTAGACTTGTGTCATGAGCAGCTTCCAAAAGAAGGTTTTAATGTTTCCTATGATGTACAAGTATTGGCGCCCATGCATCGATTGGTGTGCGGTGTGGAGAATTTAAATAAGCTGCTCCAGCAAGCACTAAACCCAGAGAGAGAAGGAAAAGCATCGATCTCTGGTGCCAATCAGGTATTGCGGGAAGGCGATAAAATTATGCAGATGAAAAATAATTATACCAAAGGGGTATATAACGGGGATATTGGTTTCATTACAGGTATTCAAAACGGCAGAGTAGCCGTTCGTTATCCAGAGCAGAATGTGATCTATGAACGGGGAGAGATTGATGAACTGCATCTTGCCTATGCCATGAGTGTACACAAAAGCCAGGGCAGCGAATATCCTGTAGTCATTATGCCCCTGATTTCAGGACATCATATTATGCTGCAGCGCAATTTGCTGTATACTGCTGTAACAAGAGCAAAAGAAAGAGTGGTCCTCCTAGGCAGCAAAGCTGCCCTCAACACTGCCCTATCCAACGATCGGACCAAAAAGCGCTATTCCCTCCTGGCAGAACGCCTGCGGGGAGAAGAATTGTAA
- a CDS encoding endonuclease domain-containing protein, protein MSKEKIISYNPKLKELAKQLRQNSTLSEILLWQQLKGKQIMNYSFHRQKPIQNYIVDLFCHELMLAIEIDGVTHNEKIAYDIQRQERLESLGIHFLRFHDSDVKKNLAGVVEAIKMWICMHEGDNGHTPPAGTPL, encoded by the coding sequence TTGTCTAAAGAAAAGATCATTTCATACAATCCTAAACTAAAGGAGCTAGCAAAACAGCTTCGTCAAAATAGTACTTTATCCGAGATATTACTTTGGCAGCAACTGAAAGGCAAACAAATAATGAATTATAGCTTTCACCGCCAAAAACCAATTCAAAATTATATTGTTGACCTCTTTTGCCATGAATTAATGCTAGCAATTGAGATAGATGGAGTTACCCATAATGAGAAGATTGCCTATGATATACAACGACAAGAAAGGCTGGAGTCATTAGGAATTCATTTCTTAAGGTTTCATGATAGTGATGTAAAGAAAAATTTAGCAGGTGTAGTAGAAGCTATTAAAATGTGGATTTGTATGCATGAGGGAGATAACGGACACACCCCGCCTGCGGGCACCCCTCTCTAA
- a CDS encoding ComF family protein: MISSYWKTFLNILYPPKCPYCKTLVQEHGAWCQVCLSAILAVREINVLEHRLKSLDSCRVVCEYTGGLKRIIHDMKFRQQKKYGVHLNWLVTNSKLAHTFSMIEYVIPVPLHADRLRERSYNQTEVIFKEWSKKEKLQWMPELLVRNRHTIPQWELTLAKRKENIKGAFIVTRPELVKDKHILLVDDIITTGITLDECAKVLKKSKAASVHGLAIASGAR, encoded by the coding sequence GTGATTAGCAGCTATTGGAAGACCTTTTTGAATATCCTCTATCCTCCAAAGTGTCCTTATTGCAAAACCTTAGTGCAGGAACATGGAGCATGGTGCCAGGTCTGCTTATCCGCTATTTTGGCGGTTCGAGAAATTAATGTTCTGGAGCATCGGCTAAAATCCTTAGACTCCTGTCGCGTGGTATGCGAATATACAGGAGGCCTAAAGCGGATTATTCACGATATGAAATTTCGTCAACAAAAGAAATATGGGGTTCATCTCAATTGGCTAGTAACCAACAGTAAACTGGCACATACATTTTCAATGATTGAGTATGTAATCCCTGTACCATTACATGCCGACCGTCTGCGGGAGAGGAGCTACAATCAGACAGAGGTTATCTTTAAGGAATGGTCAAAAAAAGAAAAATTACAGTGGATGCCAGAACTGTTAGTACGTAACAGGCATACCATTCCTCAATGGGAGCTGACTCTAGCAAAGCGAAAGGAAAATATAAAGGGCGCGTTTATCGTTACGCGCCCTGAATTAGTGAAGGATAAACATATATTGTTGGTAGATGACATCATAACCACCGGCATTACTCTGGATGAATGTGCCAAGGTCTTAAAAAAATCCAAAGCAGCATCTGTCCATGGGCTTGCCATAGCCAGTGGAGCAAGATAG
- a CDS encoding HD-GYP domain-containing protein, giving the protein MLTLMQGPEFYSGDDTFDSVIASLMQLIQLKNANLYLHSQQVANYAVSVAAKMRLPREEIERIRLAALLYDIGHLTVPNAVLAKVPYLSTREMTVFKNHCNAGSAMLENISQCQEHIPYIRYHHERWDGKGYPKRLKGVNIPLGARIISVVNYYDRFINPCTEHWKKTKEEAVRELQNMSGTAFDPDIVKAFIESLG; this is encoded by the coding sequence ATGTTAACGCTTATGCAAGGTCCTGAATTTTATTCTGGCGATGACACCTTCGATAGCGTCATCGCCAGTCTAATGCAGCTTATTCAACTCAAAAATGCAAATTTATATTTACACAGCCAGCAGGTAGCAAATTACGCCGTCAGCGTTGCTGCCAAGATGCGTCTTCCCCGAGAGGAAATTGAACGCATACGCCTGGCTGCTTTGCTGTACGATATTGGTCATCTTACCGTTCCTAATGCAGTCTTAGCAAAGGTTCCCTATCTCTCTACCCGTGAGATGACGGTATTTAAGAACCATTGTAATGCGGGCAGCGCTATGCTGGAGAATATTTCCCAATGTCAGGAGCACATTCCCTACATTCGTTATCATCATGAACGTTGGGATGGAAAAGGCTACCCAAAACGGTTAAAGGGAGTCAATATTCCTCTGGGAGCCCGCATCATTTCCGTAGTCAATTACTACGATCGCTTTATCAACCCCTGCACAGAGCATTGGAAGAAAACCAAAGAAGAAGCCGTCCGTGAACTGCAGAATATGTCAGGTACGGCTTTTGATCCTGACATTGTGAAGGCGTTTATTGAATCATTGGGATGA
- the flgM gene encoding flagellar biosynthesis anti-sigma factor FlgM — protein MIISNKQIQSVMKVYSEQNNAGKNTKTEKTQPAKGKDQVILSSGVQEFGQVLQRAITLSDVRPERVQELSKKIQDGTYQVDAKDIADKMIGRILVDDLL, from the coding sequence ATGATTATTTCAAACAAACAAATTCAAAGTGTGATGAAGGTATATAGTGAACAAAATAATGCGGGGAAAAATACAAAGACCGAGAAAACACAGCCTGCTAAAGGAAAAGATCAAGTGATATTATCATCAGGAGTACAGGAATTTGGTCAGGTGCTGCAGCGTGCGATTACTCTATCTGATGTAAGGCCAGAGAGGGTACAAGAGTTGTCAAAAAAAATTCAAGATGGTACGTATCAGGTGGACGCAAAGGACATTGCGGATAAAATGATTGGACGCATACTTGTAGATGATCTGCTGTAA
- a CDS encoding flagellar protein FlgN translates to MKDKWGRLTAVLEKMLIVYQAIFELSLQKREVLVQSNVPGLETIMIQEENVCFEVTRLDKIRKSIIKELAAIYGITDPKITLSQLVQVADQEDIGNVKNVEQELTTIILKISEVNNVNKQLVEQGLLIVNYSLNLLAQSTVGPTYHPNEKASFAPPNKSLFDSKA, encoded by the coding sequence GTGAAGGATAAATGGGGAAGACTTACTGCTGTTCTTGAGAAAATGCTTATAGTGTACCAGGCGATATTCGAATTAAGCCTTCAAAAACGCGAAGTGCTGGTGCAAAGTAATGTACCTGGTTTAGAAACGATTATGATACAGGAAGAAAATGTATGCTTTGAAGTAACGAGGCTTGACAAAATACGTAAAAGTATTATTAAAGAGCTTGCAGCTATATATGGTATTACAGATCCGAAGATCACGTTGTCACAACTTGTTCAAGTGGCTGATCAAGAGGATATAGGGAATGTTAAAAATGTTGAACAAGAGCTTACCACTATTATTTTAAAAATCTCTGAAGTGAATAACGTAAATAAACAACTTGTTGAACAAGGGTTGTTGATTGTAAATTATAGCCTCAATTTGTTGGCTCAAAGTACTGTTGGTCCTACCTATCATCCCAATGAAAAGGCTTCCTTTGCTCCCCCGAATAAGTCTTTATTTGACAGTAAAGCATAG
- the flgN gene encoding flagellar export chaperone FlgN, with the protein MTVKHSKHNEKERLTVMILQEKYELVDELFEIVEQLVVIYTSLKVSNGDKQRVLAAGNLADLQMIAQQEEKIASIIAALEERRITLQGMIDHSHTSFNQLIALLEEPRRSRGIAVSQELRQLVKEMNIMQEANSIVLHNFLKLENHKRNVLFKVSTVPEYGGNNSFGSNHSIFNKIV; encoded by the coding sequence TTGACAGTAAAGCATAGCAAGCATAATGAAAAAGAAAGGCTGACGGTTATGATATTGCAAGAAAAATATGAATTGGTTGATGAGTTATTCGAGATAGTAGAACAACTAGTTGTGATTTATACTAGTTTGAAGGTTTCAAATGGTGATAAACAGCGTGTACTAGCAGCAGGGAATCTTGCTGATTTACAGATGATTGCTCAACAGGAAGAGAAAATAGCATCTATCATTGCAGCTTTAGAAGAACGCAGGATCACATTGCAAGGTATGATTGATCATTCTCATACTTCTTTCAATCAGCTAATTGCCTTGCTGGAAGAACCAAGAAGGAGTCGCGGGATTGCTGTATCTCAAGAATTGCGACAGCTAGTAAAAGAAATGAACATAATGCAAGAGGCGAATTCCATCGTATTGCACAACTTTTTAAAATTAGAAAACCATAAGCGAAATGTTCTTTTCAAAGTGAGTACAGTACCGGAATATGGCGGTAACAATAGCTTTGGAAGTAATCATAGCATTTTTAATAAAATTGTTTAG
- the flgK gene encoding flagellar hook-associated protein FlgK, whose amino-acid sequence MASTFGGLNIMTLGMSAQQLSQNTTGHNVANASTAGYSRQTVNLVTTTPQQIYTANGMSMAGTGVTTASITRARDFLVDTQYWQKNSTKNYWSTQSDVLAKVENVFNDTKNTGIQNAIELFHTALGTLASNGSEDSARTAAREAANALVETLQTSGSNLVSQANDASSRIDTQVSQVNSLSKQIAALNKQIVSQEATGATANDLRDQRDKLVDELSSFTEVNVSEEKNGSYTVIISGGVSLVQGEHATDLTVEHGKNNPYGYDTTKVTTLNGTVNVNFKNGSIASLMDLRDTTINGYLADLDSLAQSLLQDFNTQHKQGQTKDLTAADNFFGVTGVDYTDAAEDPTKMASPASWLSILKVNEKFYEINGVNLIAAAGADAAGSADGTNATALKNWLVDDPSTASAALGVNSLSSFYASMVSGVGVQTQQAKNMTTNQTVIFDSVATTRESISGVSMDEELSNMIKFQQAYGACAKMLATMDSMLDSLINIR is encoded by the coding sequence ATGGCATCTACTTTTGGCGGTTTAAATATAATGACGCTGGGAATGTCAGCACAGCAGCTTTCCCAAAATACCACAGGGCATAATGTAGCGAATGCTAGTACTGCAGGGTACTCACGGCAAACGGTGAATCTGGTTACCACTACCCCGCAGCAAATTTATACAGCAAATGGAATGTCCATGGCTGGTACTGGAGTCACTACAGCATCCATTACCAGAGCGCGGGATTTTCTGGTGGATACGCAATACTGGCAGAAGAATTCCACGAAAAACTATTGGTCAACACAAAGCGATGTTCTGGCTAAAGTTGAAAATGTCTTTAATGATACGAAAAATACAGGCATTCAAAATGCAATTGAACTGTTTCACACAGCTTTAGGTACACTGGCTAGCAATGGTAGCGAGGACAGTGCCCGTACCGCTGCTCGTGAGGCGGCTAATGCATTGGTGGAAACCTTACAGACAAGTGGCAGTAATCTTGTATCACAGGCAAACGACGCATCAAGCCGTATTGATACGCAGGTTTCTCAAGTGAATAGTTTATCTAAGCAGATTGCTGCTTTGAATAAGCAGATTGTTAGCCAAGAGGCTACTGGTGCTACGGCAAATGATTTGCGTGACCAAAGGGATAAATTGGTTGATGAATTATCCTCCTTCACAGAGGTAAATGTATCGGAAGAAAAAAACGGCTCTTATACGGTAATTATTTCTGGAGGAGTTTCCTTGGTGCAGGGAGAACATGCTACCGATTTAACGGTTGAGCATGGAAAAAATAATCCTTATGGTTACGATACAACCAAAGTCACAACTCTCAATGGTACTGTAAATGTCAATTTTAAAAATGGATCGATAGCTAGCTTAATGGATCTTCGGGATACGACAATTAATGGCTATTTAGCAGATTTGGACAGCTTGGCCCAATCGCTCTTGCAAGATTTTAATACCCAGCATAAACAAGGTCAAACGAAAGATTTGACAGCAGCAGATAATTTTTTTGGCGTGACAGGCGTTGATTATACCGATGCAGCTGAGGACCCCACTAAAATGGCATCTCCAGCTAGCTGGCTTAGTATTCTTAAGGTCAATGAAAAATTTTATGAAATCAATGGTGTTAACCTTATTGCTGCTGCTGGTGCAGATGCTGCAGGAAGTGCCGATGGCACTAACGCGACAGCACTAAAAAATTGGCTAGTTGATGATCCATCTACAGCGTCAGCTGCTTTAGGAGTAAATAGTCTTTCTAGTTTTTATGCTTCTATGGTTAGTGGCGTGGGGGTCCAGACGCAGCAAGCTAAAAATATGACAACCAATCAAACGGTTATTTTTGATTCAGTGGCAACAACTCGTGAATCGATATCAGGAGTCAGCATGGATGAAGAATTGTCAAATATGATTAAATTTCAGCAAGCCTATGGAGCGTGTGCCAAAATGCTGGCAACCATGGATTCCATGCTAGATTCTCTCATTAATATCAGATAA